The sequence below is a genomic window from Zhongshania aliphaticivorans.
TCATTTTTCGCGGATGTCAGGTGACTCAGTGCTTTTTGAGCGGCGCCAAGCTCCGAGACCAATCGTGAGTTATCTTTATTTAGTTGTGTGACATCCGATTGCTTAAGCGACAACGTTTGATTTAAAACACGATTTTCTCCCTGCAATAGCTGAACTTGCTGCTCGTGTCTGCGCAGATCTTGTTCACGCTGTTCTTTTACAGATTGCCTATAATGCTCAAGCGCTTCCCTATTGTGGTGGTGCTTCTCTTCAAGTGATTCAATTTGGGTCTGTTTTTCCTTGAGCAATGCCGTTAATTTGGCCTCCGTTTGCGTTGCCTTAGCGATATCAACTTCAAATTTAGCCACCGCGGCATTTTTGCCTACCAGTGCAGTTTCTAAGCACTCTAGCGTATCAGACTGTGAGGTATACTTTTTGTTGAGTGCTTCTAGCGCTTGTGTTGACTCACTGTTTTGCGCACGAAGGTCCTGTAATTGTTGTTCAAATTTAACTGCTTGCTGCTCAACGATAACGTTCGCCTCCTCCCTTAATCCAGCGGCCAAACGTGTAACAAGCTCCTTAATAGGTTGACTGAGTAGCGAGGCATCGTCCATTTTGATGGCGGACTCTTCCTCCAATTCTTTGAGATATCGATGAATGGTAGACTTAGAACCAGTGTTGCCAAGTGCGATTCTTATCGTATCTATGGAGGGGTTTTGCCCCTTTTTGAGAACCTCTTCCCGCGCTTTTAAGACTAATGCTTTGTTGATTCCACCCCTAGCCATAAATCATCTCCAGTATATTTCGTACTGTATTACGTATCATGTATATACATACTATATTAAAGCTAGATCTATTCGTATGATAGTGCTTATATGACATTAAATAAGGGAGACTTATTTAATGTCATGGCAAAAAAACGTAATCTTGAGGCTCTTTTCAGTACAGAATCGGCGTTGGCTCGGTAATCGCGGTGAAGACATGCAGGAGTAGGCCGCCACACGCACGACATTTCTCTGGATAAACCGCCACTATATAAGGCACCTAATGACTAACCCCACCGATAGATACATTCATGCCGCGACACGCGAAAACACCCGAAAGAGTTACCGCGCAGCAATAGAACACTATGAATCTGTATGGGGTGGATATCTGCCAGCGACGGCAGATAGCATTGCGCAATACCTCGCACACTACGCGCCGACTTTGGCTATCAACACCCTAAAACTGCGTTTGGCTGGGCTTGCTGCGTGGCACAATGATCAGGGCTTCCCCGACCCCACCAAGTCGCCGCATGTCAAAAAGGTGCTCAAAGGTATAGCTGAACTTCACCCGCACGCAGAAACACAAGCTAAGCCTCTTCGACTTGAGGAGCTGAATACGGTTGTTTCGTGGTTCGACATGGTATTGGCATCAGAGCTATGCACACACCCTCGCCGCCTGACGTTAGTACGTAACAAAGCCTTATTTCTTGTTGGTTTTTGGCGGGCGTTTCGCAGCGATGAATTAACTCGTATCAACATTGAAAACGTGACCGTGACGCCGGAAAAAGGACTTGAAATTTTTCTTCCTCGTAGCAAAACGGACCGAAACTCACAGGGACGAACCGTCCGCGTACCGGCATTGCTGCAACTCTGCCCTGTTTCGGCTTACCTAGACTGGGTTAGCGAAGCGCAGTTACGGGAAGGCCCCCTCTTCCCCGGCATCAATCGTTGGGGTCACCTCGCAGACAAACCACTTCATCCTGCCAGCGTCATTACAGTTATTAAGCAGAGCTGCAGGCTTGCAGGTATACCCGACTCCGATGAATATAGCAGCCATTCATTGCGGCGTGGATTTGCGAGCTGGAGCAATGCTCAGCAGTGGGATATAAAGGCGCTGATGGAGTATGTTGGCTGGAAGGACGTCAAGACGGCGTTGCGGTATATTGATGCAGATGATCCGTTTTTAAGCCAAGCGAAGGACAATGGGTTGCCACCACTTATTAAAGGACTCGACTAAACGAGTTTTGATGTCTTTAATGACTTCATCATGATGTCCATACCCTCATGAGGATCGGCACCAATAACTTCACAGTATTCAATGAACTCTGACAGTTCAATCTTTCTGCGATCCTGTTCCATTTTTCCCAAAACAGAATGATGCCGCCCCATCATCGCCGATGCCGCACGTAGCGACAAGCCGCTATTCTCCCGCTGCTGCTTCAGCCAAGCTCGCAGGTTGTCGTAGTGAATAGTGTAGGGAGATGGTTTCATTGTCTCGATGATAGAGACAATGTAGAATGTCGCGAAATTCGAGACAGAAAAGACGACATACTGCTTCATGAAAGACATACATATTAAGCCTGCACTTCTTCATGTTTTACACGACATGTCTGTCACGCCGTTCACCGTTGGGCAGCTGACGGACAATTACCTAAAGCATCCGGACTGCGAACACACGGCTAAGCCGTCTGCTAGGCAATATGTCTATCGCAAAATGATTAGTATGATGGAGCTGGGCCAAATGATTAAATTGAGCAACAGTCAACGACGGCCACGCTACCAGTTAACATCTATTTTTTTAGGTGTAGATTGCGCTACCAGCATTGAGGAAATACAAACAGCCAAAGTCCAACAGCCACATAGCTCACCAGTAAATTCTCACGAAACCACACTAAAAGAAAAACTAAGTGAGTGTAAATCTGAAATGCTCAGTGCGTTAGGCGAATCAGACGAATATAGTTCGCTTTGCAAAGAGCATCCGGAGTTACGCGAGCGCGCGCAAGCCTTATATAACGAGGCTCGCGAACGCAGTGCAATGTTGCTTGGCAAGATGAAAGCACTTGAAAACATGCTTTCTCTGTATGCAGGGTAACACTATGCAACTTAGGCGATGGCAAAAAGAAGCAGTCACCGCTGCTTTAGCGAAATATAAAACCGACAACCCCCACTTTCTCTGCCTGGCAACCCCTGGTGCTGGTAAAACATTGATGGCGTCAACTATCGCATATGAATTAATGGTCTCCGGGATGATCGATTTGGTTTTGTGTTTCTCGCCATCAGTCAATGTGGCCACATCAATTCAAATGTCACTTGAGTCTCGACTAAATTGCAGATTAGATGGTTTGCTTGGATCGAAGGGCCAATCCCTTACTTACCAATCAATGCCCAATCAAAATTCATCATTTTGGTCCCTCCTGTCCCAATTCAAAACATTGGTTATTTTTGATGAAATACATCACTGCGCAGGGGACCATTTAGGCAACGGGAATGTCTGGGGTCAAAAAATCATTCAACACATACAAGGCAAAGCCAATTATACCCTTGCATTAACGGGGACACCGTGGCGTTCCGACAAAGTGCCCATCGCTTTATCTAGCTATTGTGTGAATGGCAATATCCAGTGTGACTACACCTACGGCTTAGATCGAGCAATTCAAGATGGGGTATGTCGAACACCCAAGATTATCGCTATAGACAATGAAGATATCACATTAATATCAGGCAATGAAAACGTACGGTATAGTTCGTTTGCGGACCTACTTAAGCAATCAAAATGTCCGTATCAGCAGCTATTAGATAGCACTGATTTAATTACCTACATGATCAAATTAACCGCAAAAAAACTTATCGAAGTAAGAAAAAAGCAAGCAAATTCTGGGGCCTTAGTAGTCGCCGCTTCCGTTGAACACGCGATTAAAATTGCCGAAATCATCGAGTTTGAAACCGGAGAGTCAGCGCGAGTTGTGACCTATCTCCACGATGATGCGCAAAAAACAATCCAATATTTTCGCGAGTCTAACGATAAATGGATCGTCTCTGTTGGCATGATTAGTGAGGGTACTGATATCCCTCGATTAAAAGTGTGCTGCCACCTTACTAGGGTAAAAACTGAGCTGTATTTTAGGCAGGTTCTTGGCCGCATATTACGTTCCACGGGTCTTAAAAATGACGAAGGCTATTTTTTCATGCCCGCCGAACCGAACTTAGTCGAATATGCCCAGAGGGTCGTAGAAAACATACCTGGTGAAAACTCAATAGCGATTGAGCTTATGGCAGGAAATATAATGACTGGAGATCAATCAAAACAAGATTTTACACAACAAGATATTGCTGGCGCGCAAGTTACGGATGAGAACGAGCATCCCCAGCTTCACTTCAACAAAGGAAATGAAATACCTAACTTTCCAGTGTTGAGCGAATTGACGCTATCGGATTCATACGATATGGCTATTGGTCTTGTTGGCCGATTTAGGCAAGAAATAATAAATTTGGCGATACAGGATATTGCGATTAATCGGTAAAAAATGAAACTGGTAATCACACAATTAGCGATCTCCGATAGCTCGAAAAGATTTTCAATTTTAGTAGCGCCGTAACAAAAATACTCCGTACTCTTGGGCTACACTTTAATATGGCCAATTTTTGACATTCTTCTGAATTATCGGTAACTCGAACTGGTGATCGGCTAAAATTGAGATGTACTCGCCGGCGCCGAGCCCATAAAAACTTTCTATATAATGAAATTTTGCGACTTTAGTGAGTTGACTTAGCATGATTTCGTCTGTTGTAGCCCTGCTCGTCGAATTTCTCCATTTAAATTTTAATCAAGAGTTCGGAATTTTCGCTTACTCGTAACTCATATTTCCACGATTAGGCTCTCGTCGAAATCGGGATTTAGCCAGTCCGGGCTATAACCCCGTGGGTTGCATGCGACACGTGTACTCCCAACGTTGTAATTACAGCTGTTGTGCACATGCCCATGTACCCATACATCTATGTTATGGCTTTCAATCATTGCATCCAGATGGGAGGCGTAGACGGCGCTGGTGAGTTCCTCTGACAACTTTGGTGCAATTGATCTTGCAGAGGGTGCATGATGGGTGACCACAACATTTTGCTTAGTTGAGCTGGACGAGAGCTTGTCGTTAAGCCAATCCAATGACCGGTTATGAATGGCCGTCATACTTATGGGGTTGAGCTTCGAGTATCCTGGCTCAACACGGATCTTCTTGAAATCGGACATTTCCTGCTGGCAGAAATACCCCGCCAGACGCGGGTCGCCAAATAACTTTAGATCAGTCCAAAGGGTACAGCCAAAGAACGAGACGCCATCGATTTCGACATGGTCGTTCTCCAGCAGGTGGATATTTGTTCCCTCGACTAGCTGCTTTCCCTTTGTCACGAGACCGGGGTATTTCTCGCCGTAGTATTCATGATTGCCCATCACTGCGATGACGGGCTTGTCAGGAAATGTCTTCATCGCCCACTCGAGACCGCGGGTTTTCAGGTTGATATCACCCGCAAGAATAACAACATCCGCGTCTGTATCAGGGATCGATAGCGGTGCAAATTCGAGGTGAAGATCGCTCAACACTAATAACTTCATGTTCGTACCCCTGATACTGATTTCATTACGTCTAAGCCGTCCGATTACTCAAGTATTTATATTAAGGACGAAAATCTGGTGCGCTAGGAAATTGCGCAGCTCACAGCTTATTTCGGCGATAAATTGACCTTCATGCTTTAGTTAATACTTGCTCGAAGTGATTTTTAACCGTAGCCCAGTCTGGAAAATGTTCCGAGCCAAAGTGAATCAGCTTACCCCCAAACGAATCCTGGCCTTTACCGGTGATGTTGTCGTCAATAAGGTAATCGCCGCGATTCAGACCTTTGTGCGGGCTAATAATTAGGTTGTCTACCGCATTCATCCCGAGGTGCTGCTCTACCCAAAGCCGCTTTTCGGCATAGCAGTGGGGATTTTTAACTGACGGTGCGGTAAGGACGAATACGGCGGTTTTGGGATGATTGTGAAGCCACAAGTAGGTTTCGATAGCGCCCTCGATTGGCTCAAGGCTGAGATACATGCTCGGCTGGCTCTGCGGATACTTCAGCTCTGGGTATTTAGCCTGCCACCGCGTAAAGCCCGCATCGTAGTCGCATAGGACGTGGTCCATATCGACGTAGATAATGGTTTTATCGTCAAACATTGAACTTCTCCTTGCAGTGTGCGCTATCTGGGCCGTGCGTCACTCTGTTGTTTACCCTTCGAGATTGCGGATAAAGCGGTACTGTTTACTTTCAGCCTTCGCTCGATAGAGCTTGGCTGGGCGTCCTCGTGATTCCGTTGCCTTGCCAGTGTCTTCGAGCAGTTCTGCGCTTTCTAGAC
It includes:
- a CDS encoding helix-turn-helix domain-containing protein, giving the protein MKPSPYTIHYDNLRAWLKQQRENSGLSLRAASAMMGRHHSVLGKMEQDRRKIELSEFIEYCEVIGADPHEGMDIMMKSLKTSKLV
- a CDS encoding DNA-binding protein; the protein is MARGGINKALVLKAREEVLKKGQNPSIDTIRIALGNTGSKSTIHRYLKELEEESAIKMDDASLLSQPIKELVTRLAAGLREEANVIVEQQAVKFEQQLQDLRAQNSESTQALEALNKKYTSQSDTLECLETALVGKNAAVAKFEVDIAKATQTEAKLTALLKEKQTQIESLEEKHHHNREALEHYRQSVKEQREQDLRRHEQQVQLLQGENRVLNQTLSLKQSDVTQLNKDNSRLVSELGAAQKALSHLTSAKNELESRVKALDLSEQSLNIELLTSRDHIESYSVENGKLRQEYGDLQSKQQASIVKIAMLEAGVSAKNDVINQLIAGASGTAGVINDNAPDNHTK
- a CDS encoding metallophosphoesterase; translated protein: MKLLVLSDLHLEFAPLSIPDTDADVVILAGDINLKTRGLEWAMKTFPDKPVIAVMGNHEYYGEKYPGLVTKGKQLVEGTNIHLLENDHVEIDGVSFFGCTLWTDLKLFGDPRLAGYFCQQEMSDFKKIRVEPGYSKLNPISMTAIHNRSLDWLNDKLSSSSTKQNVVVTHHAPSARSIAPKLSEELTSAVYASHLDAMIESHNIDVWVHGHVHNSCNYNVGSTRVACNPRGYSPDWLNPDFDESLIVEI
- a CDS encoding DEAD/DEAH box helicase; the protein is MQLRRWQKEAVTAALAKYKTDNPHFLCLATPGAGKTLMASTIAYELMVSGMIDLVLCFSPSVNVATSIQMSLESRLNCRLDGLLGSKGQSLTYQSMPNQNSSFWSLLSQFKTLVIFDEIHHCAGDHLGNGNVWGQKIIQHIQGKANYTLALTGTPWRSDKVPIALSSYCVNGNIQCDYTYGLDRAIQDGVCRTPKIIAIDNEDITLISGNENVRYSSFADLLKQSKCPYQQLLDSTDLITYMIKLTAKKLIEVRKKQANSGALVVAASVEHAIKIAEIIEFETGESARVVTYLHDDAQKTIQYFRESNDKWIVSVGMISEGTDIPRLKVCCHLTRVKTELYFRQVLGRILRSTGLKNDEGYFFMPAEPNLVEYAQRVVENIPGENSIAIELMAGNIMTGDQSKQDFTQQDIAGAQVTDENEHPQLHFNKGNEIPNFPVLSELTLSDSYDMAIGLVGRFRQEIINLAIQDIAINR
- a CDS encoding site-specific integrase, with translation MTNPTDRYIHAATRENTRKSYRAAIEHYESVWGGYLPATADSIAQYLAHYAPTLAINTLKLRLAGLAAWHNDQGFPDPTKSPHVKKVLKGIAELHPHAETQAKPLRLEELNTVVSWFDMVLASELCTHPRRLTLVRNKALFLVGFWRAFRSDELTRINIENVTVTPEKGLEIFLPRSKTDRNSQGRTVRVPALLQLCPVSAYLDWVSEAQLREGPLFPGINRWGHLADKPLHPASVITVIKQSCRLAGIPDSDEYSSHSLRRGFASWSNAQQWDIKALMEYVGWKDVKTALRYIDADDPFLSQAKDNGLPPLIKGLD
- a CDS encoding 5' nucleotidase, NT5C type yields the protein MFDDKTIIYVDMDHVLCDYDAGFTRWQAKYPELKYPQSQPSMYLSLEPIEGAIETYLWLHNHPKTAVFVLTAPSVKNPHCYAEKRLWVEQHLGMNAVDNLIISPHKGLNRGDYLIDDNITGKGQDSFGGKLIHFGSEHFPDWATVKNHFEQVLTKA